One window from the genome of Rhodopseudomonas sp. P2A-2r encodes:
- a CDS encoding ABC transporter ATP-binding protein, giving the protein MNAPVAVQKPRAADNVIELEKVRVTFGDSKHAVTALEETSLRIDHGEFVALVGPSGCGKSTILKLVAGTLSASQGHVFVAGREIGAGAARIGMAFQNPTLLPWLNIRDNVMLPLKIVPPFKAEFGAKRKTEYRDRVEASLKQVGLGGFGDKFPWQLSGGMQQRASLCRALIHDPTLLLLDEPFGALDQFTREELWEIMQNLWIEKKPTVLLVTHDLKEAAYLASRICVMQARPGRIVDDSVVPFARPRTIEVSFEPEFVTLTQRLRERIVAARAVQEATS; this is encoded by the coding sequence ATGAACGCTCCGGTCGCAGTTCAAAAACCCCGCGCTGCGGACAATGTGATCGAGCTGGAGAAGGTCCGGGTCACCTTCGGCGATTCCAAACATGCTGTCACCGCGCTGGAGGAAACCTCGCTGCGCATCGACCACGGCGAGTTCGTCGCTCTGGTCGGGCCATCGGGCTGCGGCAAATCGACCATCCTCAAGCTGGTGGCGGGGACGCTGAGTGCCTCGCAGGGCCATGTGTTCGTCGCCGGCCGCGAGATTGGCGCGGGCGCCGCGCGGATTGGTATGGCGTTCCAGAACCCGACATTGCTGCCGTGGCTGAACATCCGCGACAACGTCATGCTGCCGCTGAAGATCGTGCCGCCGTTCAAAGCGGAGTTCGGCGCCAAGCGCAAGACCGAGTATCGCGACCGCGTCGAGGCCTCGCTGAAGCAGGTCGGGCTCGGCGGCTTCGGCGACAAGTTTCCCTGGCAGCTGTCCGGCGGCATGCAGCAGCGGGCGTCCTTGTGCCGCGCGCTGATCCACGATCCCACTTTGCTGCTGCTCGACGAGCCCTTCGGCGCGCTGGATCAATTCACCCGCGAGGAGTTGTGGGAGATCATGCAGAACCTGTGGATCGAGAAGAAGCCGACCGTGCTGCTGGTGACCCACGACCTCAAGGAAGCCGCTTACCTGGCATCGCGGATCTGCGTCATGCAGGCGCGCCCCGGCCGCATCGTCGACGACAGCGTGGTGCCGTTCGCGCGGCCGCGCACCATCGAGGTGTCGTTCGAACCGGAATTCGTCACGCTGACCCAGCGCCTGCGCGAGCGCATCGTCGCCGCCCGCGCCGTGCAGGAGGCCACGTCATGA
- a CDS encoding DUF1328 domain-containing protein translates to MSILKWALIFFVVSIVAGILGFTGVSAASADVARVLFYIFVIIFVVLLILGFTIFRA, encoded by the coding sequence ATGAGCATTCTGAAGTGGGCCCTGATCTTCTTTGTCGTGTCGATCGTGGCCGGCATTCTCGGCTTCACCGGCGTCTCGGCGGCCTCGGCCGACGTGGCGCGGGTGCTGTTCTATATCTTCGTGATCATCTTCGTGGTGCTGCTGATCCTGGGGTTCACCATCTTCCGGGCGTAG
- a CDS encoding dihydroorotase produces MTMIADLVINGGTIVSPDATYSASIAIKDGRILAIGAADAMPPAKETLDASGLHILPGAIDVHVHFRDPGYPQKEDFASGTAAAAFGGITCVFDMPNTLPTINNAQSLADKHAIASAKAYVDYGLYAVLGEDSIAHVPALIDGGVIGFKLYMGNTFGRIPSPSTGAMLEAFEVVAPTGKRISLHAETNSIMERREARLRAAGRTEPIAHLAARPAVVAVEAVERAATLAEWTGARIHVLHISSAAELRPLAEAKARGVDITGETCPQYLLLDETDYDKFGGVVRVNPPVRERPNQQPIWDALMDGTVDMIATDHAPHAPEEKTRADIWTVDCGFPGVETQMPLMLTEINKGRATLQDYVRWSAEAPAKVWGLYPRKGTLTVGSDADIAIVDLNRKWTVDDAAIQSTSKISPWHGRAASALPIHTIVRGRFAMKDRILQEDARGTGRSVHAIQQMPVPEPRNTDSTMAAITAQKA; encoded by the coding sequence ATGACCATGATCGCAGACCTCGTCATCAACGGCGGCACTATCGTGTCGCCGGATGCCACCTACTCCGCCAGCATCGCCATCAAGGACGGCAGGATTCTCGCCATCGGCGCGGCGGATGCGATGCCGCCGGCAAAAGAGACGCTGGACGCCAGCGGGCTGCACATCCTGCCGGGGGCCATCGACGTCCACGTGCATTTCAGGGATCCCGGCTATCCGCAGAAGGAAGACTTTGCCAGCGGCACCGCCGCGGCGGCATTCGGCGGCATCACCTGCGTGTTCGACATGCCCAACACGCTGCCGACCATCAACAATGCGCAATCGCTGGCCGACAAGCACGCCATCGCCTCGGCCAAGGCCTATGTGGATTACGGGCTCTACGCCGTGCTCGGCGAGGACAGCATCGCGCATGTACCGGCGCTGATCGACGGCGGCGTGATCGGCTTCAAGCTGTACATGGGCAACACCTTCGGCCGCATCCCCTCGCCGTCGACCGGCGCGATGCTGGAAGCCTTCGAGGTGGTGGCGCCCACCGGCAAGCGCATCTCGCTGCATGCCGAGACCAATTCGATCATGGAGCGCCGCGAGGCGCGATTGCGCGCCGCAGGCCGCACCGAGCCGATCGCGCATCTGGCGGCGCGGCCTGCGGTGGTCGCGGTGGAAGCAGTCGAGCGCGCCGCGACGCTGGCGGAATGGACCGGCGCCCGCATCCACGTGCTGCATATTTCGTCGGCGGCCGAGTTGCGTCCACTTGCCGAGGCCAAGGCGCGCGGCGTCGACATTACCGGCGAGACCTGCCCGCAATATCTGCTGCTCGACGAGACCGACTACGACAAGTTCGGCGGCGTGGTGCGCGTCAATCCGCCGGTGCGCGAGAGGCCCAACCAGCAGCCGATCTGGGACGCACTGATGGACGGCACTGTGGACATGATCGCCACCGACCACGCGCCGCATGCGCCCGAGGAAAAGACACGGGCTGACATCTGGACGGTGGACTGCGGCTTCCCGGGCGTCGAGACCCAGATGCCGCTGATGCTGACGGAGATCAACAAGGGCCGCGCCACGCTGCAGGACTATGTGCGCTGGAGCGCCGAGGCGCCGGCCAAGGTCTGGGGCCTGTATCCGCGCAAGGGCACGCTGACGGTCGGCTCCGACGCCGACATCGCCATCGTCGATCTCAACCGCAAGTGGACGGTGGACGATGCCGCGATCCAGTCGACGTCGAAGATCTCGCCGTGGCACGGCCGCGCCGCCAGCGCGCTGCCGATCCACACCATCGTGCGCGGCCGTTTCGCGATGAAGGACCGAATCTTGCAGGAGGATGCGCGCGGCACCGGCCGTTCGGTGCATGCGATCCAGCAGATGCCGGTGCCGGAGCCGCGAAACACTGACAGCACCATGGCCGCCATCACCGCGCAGAAAGCCTGA
- a CDS encoding glycosyltransferase, producing MPAPRVMFVSHTGQVSGAELVLLDVVQPWVGASAFLFEDGPLRQALASRELDVTVSRWGQGLGGVRRDSSILRVVPLVGRLCAIVLEVARAARSRDIVYANSQKAFVLSAIAATLARRPLVWHLHDIISGVHFGAMQRRVQVLLANSCASKVIVPSQAAAAAFVAEGGRQDLVEVIANGLDVTPESQSPAEIRQQLGLPTGPLIGVFSRLAPWKGQHVVLQALAQLPGVSCIIAGDALFGEQAYATRLSKLVDELGLADRVHFLGQRSDVPRLMSAVDAVIHPSIDPEPFGRTLVEAMLAGVPVIATDAGAASDILEAGKAGTLVPPDDSESLARAVKRVLSRPADLNGQVAYAVARARSHYGMAQMLQSISGVIGRLGAGAAA from the coding sequence ATGCCTGCGCCGCGGGTGATGTTCGTCAGTCACACCGGACAGGTCTCGGGCGCCGAACTGGTGCTGCTCGACGTGGTGCAGCCCTGGGTGGGCGCGTCGGCCTTTCTGTTCGAGGACGGTCCGCTGCGCCAGGCGCTGGCAAGCCGGGAACTCGACGTCACCGTCTCGCGCTGGGGCCAGGGCCTCGGCGGCGTGCGACGCGACAGCTCGATCCTCAGGGTGGTGCCGCTGGTCGGTCGGCTCTGCGCCATCGTTCTTGAAGTCGCCCGCGCCGCGCGCAGTCGCGATATCGTCTACGCCAATTCGCAGAAGGCCTTTGTGCTCTCCGCTATCGCCGCCACCCTGGCGCGGCGCCCGCTGGTCTGGCACCTGCACGACATCATCAGCGGCGTCCACTTCGGCGCCATGCAGCGCCGCGTTCAGGTGTTGCTCGCCAATTCTTGCGCATCGAAGGTGATCGTGCCGTCGCAGGCCGCGGCGGCCGCCTTCGTCGCCGAAGGCGGCCGCCAGGATCTGGTCGAGGTCATTGCCAACGGCCTCGACGTCACGCCGGAAAGCCAGTCGCCGGCCGAGATCAGGCAGCAACTGGGATTGCCCACCGGCCCGCTGATCGGTGTGTTCAGCCGGCTGGCGCCGTGGAAGGGACAGCACGTGGTGCTACAGGCGCTGGCGCAGCTGCCCGGCGTGAGCTGCATCATTGCCGGCGACGCGCTGTTCGGCGAACAGGCCTATGCGACGCGTCTCAGCAAGCTCGTGGATGAACTTGGTCTTGCCGACCGCGTCCACTTTCTCGGCCAGCGCAGCGATGTGCCGCGGCTGATGAGCGCCGTCGATGCGGTGATCCATCCCTCGATCGATCCCGAACCGTTCGGCCGCACCCTGGTCGAGGCGATGCTCGCCGGCGTGCCGGTGATCGCCACCGATGCCGGGGCGGCGTCGGACATTCTGGAAGCCGGCAAGGCCGGCACGCTGGTGCCGCCCGACGATTCCGAGTCGCTGGCGCGCGCGGTGAAGCGGGTGCTGTCGCGGCCCGCCGACCTCAACGGACAGGTCGCTTACGCAGTCGCCCGTGCGCGTTCGCATTACGGCATGGCGCAGATGCTGCAATCCATCTCCGGCGTGATCGGTCGGTTGGGCGCGGGAGCCGCGGCATGA
- a CDS encoding glycosyltransferase, which produces MRVAIVHDWLYVVGGAEQVLREILHCYPDADVFTLFDVLTPEDRAKIGIRQTHTSFLQKMPFIASRHRSYLPLMPLAIEQFDFSDYDLVISSSYAVAKGILTGPNQVHVAYVHSPMRYAWDLQHAYLKESGYARGLKGMIARLILHNIRMWDARTAHGPDVMIANSRFVARRILKIYGRVAQVVYPPVTLSALSVELPVGRHFLAASRLVPYKKIEAVVRAFADLPDEQLIVAGDGPEAARLKALATPNVSFAGFVSDAELRRLMATARAFVFAAEEDFGIIVVEVQSEGTPVLALGRGGARETVSTALGRRTGMLFDTAEPAAIAECVRAFVAQEQLFSRDDCRAQASQFSAERFRAEFMAVVEGAMEQSRSGLDVKSGRPLPSRVSA; this is translated from the coding sequence ATGCGCGTCGCGATTGTACATGACTGGCTGTATGTCGTCGGCGGCGCCGAGCAGGTCCTGCGTGAGATCCTGCACTGCTATCCCGATGCCGACGTGTTCACCCTGTTCGATGTGCTGACGCCGGAAGATCGCGCCAAGATCGGCATCAGGCAGACGCACACCAGCTTCCTGCAGAAGATGCCGTTCATCGCCAGCCGCCATCGCTCCTATCTGCCGCTGATGCCGCTGGCCATCGAGCAGTTCGATTTCTCCGACTACGATCTGGTGATCTCGTCGAGCTATGCGGTGGCCAAAGGAATCCTGACCGGGCCGAACCAGGTCCACGTCGCCTATGTACATTCGCCGATGCGCTATGCCTGGGATCTGCAGCACGCTTATCTCAAGGAAAGCGGCTATGCGCGCGGGCTGAAGGGCATGATCGCGCGGCTGATCCTGCACAACATCCGGATGTGGGACGCGCGCACCGCGCACGGTCCGGACGTGATGATCGCCAATTCGAGATTCGTGGCGCGCCGGATTCTGAAGATCTACGGCCGCGTCGCCCAGGTGGTGTATCCGCCGGTGACCCTGTCGGCGCTATCAGTAGAACTGCCGGTCGGCCGGCATTTTCTCGCCGCCAGCCGGCTGGTGCCCTACAAGAAGATCGAAGCGGTGGTGCGCGCCTTCGCGGACCTGCCGGACGAACAGTTGATCGTGGCCGGCGACGGCCCGGAGGCGGCGCGCCTCAAGGCGCTGGCAACGCCGAATGTCAGCTTCGCCGGCTTTGTCAGCGACGCCGAGCTGCGCCGGCTGATGGCGACGGCACGCGCCTTCGTGTTCGCGGCGGAGGAAGACTTCGGCATCATCGTGGTCGAGGTGCAGTCCGAGGGCACGCCGGTGCTGGCGCTGGGACGCGGCGGCGCGCGCGAGACGGTGTCGACCGCGCTCGGCCGCCGCACCGGCATGCTGTTCGACACGGCGGAGCCTGCCGCGATCGCCGAGTGCGTGCGCGCCTTCGTGGCGCAGGAACAACTCTTCTCGCGCGACGACTGCCGGGCGCAGGCCAGCCAGTTCTCTGCCGAGCGGTTTCGTGCTGAGTTCATGGCGGTGGTCGAAGGCGCCATGGAGCAGAGCCGCTCCGGTCTCGACGTCAAATCCGGCCGTCCACTGCCATCCCGTGTCTCAGCCTGA
- a CDS encoding polysaccharide biosynthesis tyrosine autokinase, with product MDATDSNETREPGLVQRIWQRRGLVAAVLGGVLVLTVIALLVLPVRYLATGSVIVAEQELGNNSTSAAWAQKIGDPADLESQLLVIRSPRVMRLAMALPGVLDAAVADCRAARGGSICDRMQTDSADFVDYVQNRYAIGAVGRSRVINISYQSSIPEVAQTMANALTNAFLEDQRAAGSNSREVAASWLRKELAQLDTQLRDADAKIQAFRRNKGLARGATAPISSERLTSISQQLSVAEAARADAAARLQEIKANQSRGASDAPSVLSSRAVADLKQQLTVVSAQLASQSNVLGPRHPALRALERERDLVQQRLTAEIASIAASAQKTYDANDALVTSLRKQVDAVKAEVGSATTDEASIESMVRDTEIKRQQYAELYKRTSELETERRVLLGSTRLVSLAELPNKPFFPKKIPFLAAGGTIGLLLALAAVLFGDRLKPAAAWLPTRPALPRKAAPVAATPAVAVAPPAAASAIAAPAKPAAPLPAIPAPAAAPPLSPAAAPTPPPVTAAVAKPVATPVERATELSVVTGASILARLPVIANDVPESPISAILAGQSGLSLVRSLSVAQQDPAYQAALRDLAAGLAVGAKAGACQKILMTAPGAGEGKTFLTLALAQHLAIAGRKVLAVECDLRTPRFEAALALAGGRGLQAVLLGDAQPGDVVVRTSIPNLDVIAAGPASSQFDLLRRRQMSDLLLWSQSYEVVLVDGPIPAVLMDVGVLARQVDGVLLSMRAGSFSIGEAVATTSAIKAAGGKVLGIAMTMMKPDASARPAEPAVDAYLRAT from the coding sequence ATGGACGCGACTGACAGCAACGAAACCCGGGAGCCGGGTCTGGTGCAGCGGATCTGGCAGCGCCGCGGCCTAGTCGCCGCAGTGCTTGGCGGCGTGCTGGTGCTGACGGTCATCGCACTTCTGGTGCTGCCGGTGCGCTACCTCGCCACCGGCTCGGTGATCGTCGCCGAGCAGGAGCTTGGCAACAACTCGACCTCCGCGGCCTGGGCACAGAAGATCGGCGATCCCGCCGACCTCGAGAGCCAGTTGCTGGTGATCCGCTCGCCGCGGGTGATGCGACTGGCGATGGCGCTGCCCGGCGTGCTCGATGCCGCGGTCGCAGATTGTCGTGCCGCCCGCGGCGGAAGCATCTGCGATCGGATGCAGACCGACAGCGCAGACTTCGTCGACTACGTGCAGAACCGCTACGCCATCGGTGCCGTCGGCCGCTCGCGGGTCATCAATATTTCCTACCAGTCGTCGATCCCCGAGGTCGCGCAGACCATGGCCAATGCGCTGACCAACGCCTTCCTCGAGGACCAGCGCGCCGCCGGATCGAACAGCCGCGAGGTCGCGGCTTCGTGGTTGCGCAAGGAACTGGCCCAGCTCGACACCCAGTTGCGCGACGCCGATGCCAAGATCCAGGCATTCCGGCGCAACAAGGGCCTGGCCCGCGGCGCCACCGCGCCGATCAGCTCGGAGCGCCTGACCAGCATCAGCCAGCAACTGTCGGTGGCCGAGGCGGCGCGCGCCGACGCCGCGGCGCGGCTGCAGGAAATCAAGGCCAACCAGTCGCGCGGCGCCAGCGACGCGCCGTCAGTGCTGTCGAGCCGTGCGGTGGCGGATCTGAAGCAGCAGCTCACGGTGGTGAGTGCACAGCTGGCGAGCCAGTCCAACGTGCTGGGCCCGCGGCATCCGGCGCTGCGCGCGCTGGAGCGCGAACGCGACCTGGTGCAGCAACGGCTGACTGCCGAGATCGCCAGCATCGCGGCGAGCGCGCAAAAGACCTATGACGCCAATGACGCGCTGGTGACCTCGCTGCGCAAGCAGGTCGATGCCGTGAAGGCGGAGGTCGGGTCGGCCACCACCGACGAGGCCTCGATCGAGAGCATGGTGCGCGACACCGAAATCAAGCGCCAGCAATATGCCGAGCTCTACAAGCGCACCAGCGAGCTGGAGACCGAGCGCCGGGTATTGCTCGGCAGCACCCGGCTGGTCAGCCTCGCGGAGTTACCGAACAAACCGTTCTTCCCGAAAAAGATCCCGTTCCTCGCGGCCGGCGGGACCATCGGCCTGCTGCTGGCCCTTGCTGCCGTGCTGTTCGGGGATCGGCTGAAGCCCGCCGCCGCCTGGCTGCCCACACGCCCGGCCTTGCCGCGCAAGGCCGCGCCGGTGGCTGCGACACCGGCCGTCGCTGTCGCTCCGCCTGCGGCCGCTTCTGCGATCGCCGCGCCGGCAAAGCCGGCCGCGCCATTGCCGGCAATTCCGGCGCCGGCTGCTGCTCCGCCGCTGTCACCGGCAGCGGCGCCGACGCCGCCACCGGTCACGGCCGCCGTTGCGAAACCGGTCGCGACACCGGTTGAGCGCGCCACTGAACTTTCCGTCGTGACCGGCGCGTCGATCCTGGCGCGGCTGCCGGTGATCGCCAATGACGTGCCGGAGTCGCCGATCAGTGCCATCCTTGCCGGGCAATCCGGCCTGTCGCTGGTCCGCTCGCTCTCGGTGGCGCAGCAGGACCCCGCCTATCAGGCGGCGCTGCGCGATCTCGCCGCTGGCCTGGCGGTTGGGGCCAAAGCCGGGGCCTGCCAGAAGATCCTGATGACCGCGCCTGGCGCGGGCGAGGGCAAGACATTCCTGACGCTGGCGCTGGCGCAGCATCTCGCCATCGCCGGGCGCAAAGTGCTGGCCGTGGAATGCGACTTGCGCACGCCGCGCTTCGAGGCGGCGCTGGCGCTTGCCGGAGGACGCGGACTGCAGGCCGTGCTGCTCGGCGACGCCCAACCGGGCGACGTGGTGGTCCGCACTTCGATTCCGAATCTGGACGTGATCGCCGCCGGCCCGGCCTCCAGCCAGTTCGATCTGCTGCGCCGCAGGCAGATGTCCGACCTGCTGCTGTGGAGCCAGAGTTACGAAGTCGTGCTGGTCGACGGTCCGATTCCGGCCGTGCTGATGGATGTCGGCGTGCTGGCGCGGCAGGTCGACGGCGTGCTGCTCAGCATGCGGGCCGGCAGTTTCTCCATCGGCGAGGCGGTGGCGACCACCAGCGCCATCAAGGCGGCCGGCGGCAAGGTGCTCGGCATCGCCATGACCATGATGAAGCCGGATGCGTCCGCCCGTCCGGCCGAGCCGGCGGTCGATGCCTATCTCAGGGCGACGTGA
- a CDS encoding LysR family transcriptional regulator: MRHLKLLTHVVEVARSGSIRRAAELLNLTPSAMNRRIQDLEAEVGTPLFERRPRGVKLTTAGEMFVRYARSQIADAERMKSQVEDLRGLRRGPVQIACSQALAHDFLAARIATFREKHPKVVFDLKVMDHERALAALAAYDVDLALVYRPAMWPSLRVIAHIPQRLAVICRADHPLAAKKMLRLSDCADYPAALPDRTLSGRQVLDEVTARRNLRLNMLAESNSFEMLRGLVFRCNMISFQIEIGAPTGDLGLGLVSRPVDVRDVPTADLVLCQLRGRTLPVAAATFAEILAKSLNEMKAG, translated from the coding sequence ATGCGGCACCTGAAACTGCTGACCCATGTGGTGGAGGTAGCGCGGTCGGGCTCGATCCGCCGCGCCGCTGAGCTGTTGAACCTGACGCCGTCGGCGATGAACCGGCGCATCCAGGATCTCGAGGCCGAGGTCGGCACGCCGTTGTTCGAGCGCCGGCCGCGCGGAGTGAAACTCACCACCGCCGGCGAGATGTTCGTGCGCTATGCGCGCAGCCAGATCGCCGATGCCGAGCGTATGAAGTCGCAGGTCGAGGATCTCAGGGGCCTGCGCCGCGGCCCGGTGCAGATCGCCTGCAGCCAGGCGCTGGCCCATGATTTCCTCGCGGCGCGCATCGCCACCTTTCGCGAAAAACATCCGAAGGTGGTGTTCGATCTCAAGGTGATGGACCACGAGCGGGCGCTGGCGGCGCTCGCCGCCTACGACGTCGATCTGGCGCTGGTCTATCGGCCGGCGATGTGGCCGTCGCTGCGGGTCATCGCGCATATCCCACAGCGGCTGGCAGTGATCTGCCGCGCCGATCATCCACTGGCGGCGAAGAAGATGCTGCGGCTGTCGGATTGCGCCGACTATCCCGCGGCGCTGCCGGACCGTACCTTGAGCGGTCGCCAGGTGCTCGACGAGGTCACCGCGCGGCGCAACCTGCGGCTCAACATGCTCGCCGAATCCAATTCGTTCGAAATGCTGCGCGGACTGGTGTTCCGCTGCAACATGATCTCGTTCCAGATCGAGATCGGCGCACCGACCGGCGATCTCGGTCTCGGGCTGGTCAGCCGCCCGGTCGACGTCCGCGACGTGCCGACCGCCGACCTCGTGCTGTGCCAGCTGCGCGGCCGCACCCTGCCGGTTGCCGCGGCGACGTTTGCCGAGATTTTGGCGAAGAGCCTGAACGAGATGAAGGCGGGGTAG
- a CDS encoding ABC transporter substrate-binding protein codes for MIGHHGFRGLRTLALALAVTAGPFATAQAQTRIKMILNWKYEGPQGMLFLADDRGYFKAEGLDVTFDQGNGSGAAVPQVANGAYDMGFGDINALIELAAKKPDEAPIGVYQMYNRPPFTVAVKAGSAIKTPADFIGKKLGGAANDGALKLFPALCATAKIDCAKVEITNMQPNLREQMLMKDQVDGVFGYITTIRFSAKLIGVDPDKELRFIKFGDYGMDLYSNAIIVSRKFAKENPAAVKGFLKALNHGIKDAMADPKAAVDAVAKRESLIKQDVELARLNATFADEMNAPEIAKIGHGDISDIRMAKAIDILVSAKELPRTPKVNEIFDRSFMPPLSERPTAIKAAM; via the coding sequence ATGATCGGACACCATGGATTTCGTGGACTGCGGACGCTTGCGCTCGCGCTGGCGGTAACCGCAGGCCCTTTCGCCACCGCCCAGGCACAGACCAGGATCAAGATGATCCTGAACTGGAAGTACGAGGGGCCGCAGGGCATGTTGTTCCTCGCGGACGACCGTGGCTACTTCAAAGCGGAAGGCCTCGACGTCACTTTCGACCAGGGCAACGGTTCCGGCGCCGCGGTGCCGCAGGTCGCCAACGGCGCCTATGACATGGGCTTCGGCGACATCAACGCGCTGATCGAACTGGCCGCCAAGAAGCCCGACGAGGCGCCGATCGGCGTCTACCAGATGTACAACCGGCCGCCCTTCACCGTGGCGGTGAAGGCCGGCAGCGCCATCAAGACGCCGGCCGACTTCATCGGCAAGAAGCTCGGCGGCGCCGCCAATGACGGCGCGCTGAAACTGTTCCCGGCGCTGTGCGCCACCGCCAAGATCGACTGCGCCAAGGTCGAGATCACCAACATGCAGCCGAACCTGCGCGAGCAGATGCTGATGAAGGACCAGGTCGACGGCGTGTTCGGCTACATCACCACCATCCGCTTCAGCGCCAAGCTGATCGGCGTCGATCCCGACAAGGAGTTGCGCTTCATCAAGTTCGGCGACTACGGCATGGACCTGTATTCCAACGCCATCATCGTCTCGCGCAAATTCGCCAAGGAGAATCCGGCCGCGGTGAAGGGCTTCCTCAAGGCGCTCAACCACGGCATCAAGGACGCCATGGCCGATCCCAAGGCGGCCGTCGACGCCGTCGCCAAGCGGGAATCGCTGATCAAGCAGGACGTCGAACTGGCGCGCCTCAACGCCACCTTCGCCGACGAGATGAATGCCCCGGAGATCGCCAAGATCGGCCACGGCGACATCAGCGATATCAGAATGGCCAAGGCCATCGACATCCTGGTCAGCGCCAAGGAACTGCCGCGCACGCCGAAGGTGAACGAGATCTTTGATCGCAGCTTCATGCCGCCGCTCAGCGAACGGCCGACGGCGATCAAGGCGGCGATGTGA
- a CDS encoding SDR family NAD(P)-dependent oxidoreductase: protein MKPQKVISMNLSLDNRVVLITGPAKGMGAAISLAFAAEGCKLALMGRDTAAIQPVADEVKAKGGQAVVIACDLTRAEQCDAAVETAKQAFGGRIDILVNVAGGSGPIGKTGVQTTPEEFDEIVTLNMNGCFHAMRAALPSMIAQRYGKVVNVGGTFGMRGRAGRVAYSASKWGLRGITKSFALEVGQHNINVNCVAPGMVDGPRFRDKVCRDMALKLGISEEEAAERHAADYALKRVTVDQDVANACLFLASDVSRQITGVDLPVDGGWAML, encoded by the coding sequence GTGAAACCGCAGAAAGTCATTTCCATGAACCTCTCCCTCGACAACCGCGTCGTGCTGATCACCGGCCCCGCCAAGGGCATGGGCGCCGCGATCAGCCTCGCTTTCGCTGCCGAAGGCTGCAAGCTGGCGCTGATGGGCCGCGACACCGCCGCGATTCAGCCGGTAGCCGACGAAGTGAAGGCCAAAGGCGGCCAGGCCGTCGTGATCGCCTGCGACCTGACCAGGGCCGAGCAATGCGACGCCGCGGTGGAGACCGCCAAGCAGGCGTTCGGCGGGCGCATCGACATCCTCGTCAACGTCGCCGGTGGTTCCGGGCCGATCGGCAAGACCGGCGTGCAGACCACGCCGGAGGAATTCGACGAGATCGTCACCCTCAACATGAACGGCTGCTTCCACGCCATGCGCGCGGCACTGCCCAGCATGATCGCGCAGCGCTACGGCAAGGTGGTCAATGTCGGCGGCACTTTTGGCATGCGCGGGCGTGCAGGCCGTGTCGCCTACTCGGCGTCCAAATGGGGCCTGCGCGGCATCACCAAGAGCTTTGCGCTCGAGGTCGGCCAGCACAACATCAACGTCAACTGCGTGGCGCCCGGCATGGTCGACGGCCCGCGCTTCCGCGACAAGGTCTGTCGCGACATGGCGCTGAAGCTCGGCATCTCCGAGGAAGAAGCCGCCGAGCGCCATGCCGCCGACTATGCACTGAAGCGCGTCACCGTCGACCAGGACGTCGCCAATGCCTGCCTGTTTCTGGCCAGCGACGTGTCGCGCCAGATCACCGGCGTCGACCTGCCGGTCGATGGCGGCTGGGCCATGCTGTGA
- a CDS encoding ABC transporter permease, whose protein sequence is MSETTRRRILSTACIIGFFVAWELLCLMFHVSDIVLPRPSQVLITLWTRFPAIMPHAVQTLYTTMVGFALGIVIGILLGALIGSSKLAYDVAYPMLVGFSSIPKVAVVPIFVLWFGAGTVPAILTAMIMCIFPIVVNVATGLAATEPELQDVMKTLRATRMEILWNVGLPRTMPYFFASLKVAATLAFVGTVISETVASNRGIGNLMMIASSSFDVPLVFAGLFILAALGVGLYVIFSLIEARVTGWAVRSDTFAAGG, encoded by the coding sequence ATGAGCGAGACCACGCGCCGCCGCATTCTCTCCACCGCCTGCATCATCGGCTTCTTCGTTGCCTGGGAATTGCTGTGCCTGATGTTCCACGTCTCGGACATCGTGCTGCCGCGGCCGAGCCAGGTGCTTATCACGCTGTGGACGCGGTTTCCGGCGATCATGCCGCACGCGGTGCAGACGCTGTACACCACCATGGTCGGCTTCGCCCTCGGCATCGTCATCGGCATTCTGCTCGGCGCGCTGATCGGCTCGTCGAAGCTCGCTTATGACGTGGCCTATCCGATGCTGGTCGGGTTCTCGTCGATCCCGAAAGTCGCCGTGGTGCCGATCTTCGTGCTGTGGTTCGGCGCCGGCACCGTGCCAGCGATCCTCACCGCCATGATCATGTGCATCTTCCCCATCGTGGTGAACGTCGCCACCGGCCTTGCCGCCACCGAGCCGGAATTGCAGGACGTCATGAAGACGCTGCGCGCGACCCGGATGGAGATCCTGTGGAATGTCGGCCTGCCGCGCACCATGCCGTATTTCTTCGCCTCGCTGAAGGTGGCGGCGACGCTCGCCTTCGTCGGCACGGTGATCTCGGAAACGGTGGCCTCCAACCGCGGCATCGGCAACCTGATGATGATCGCCTCCTCCTCCTTCGACGTGCCGCTGGTGTTCGCCGGGCTGTTTATTCTCGCCGCGCTCGGCGTCGGACTGTATGTCATCTTCTCGCTGATCGAAGCACGGGTGACCGGCTGGGCCGTGCGCAGCGATACATTTGCCGCCGGTGGCTGA